In Arachis hypogaea cultivar Tifrunner chromosome 17, arahy.Tifrunner.gnm2.J5K5, whole genome shotgun sequence, a single window of DNA contains:
- the LOC112766557 gene encoding protein ACCELERATED CELL DEATH 6, producing MSQHTQSQGSSSSSASSDVNSEVEFVEFVPTIVKHGEHEKLELLSEVYHRASGGAATQASYYSSDILKEFKTPTKNTVLHVAAFYGNDEMADHVARQEPDLIASLNENQDTPLHVAARAGHFSIIKRLLDAYNGGEARLMDLMKMKNWQGNIMLHEAMMSSTGTMIFDVLEESSSISFSHDCYELALDEVNGEGKSVLSLAVEARLMEAVNRILDKCPENATPKGLSPLLVAISNRDRDMMSTILGKKEEWIHLRDPYGGVALHFAAGLGYLEGVVFLLDRCKTCSIEKDQSGYLPIHLAAGRGHVEVVKELLLYCTDLNEMRDGRLNNILHIAANSGKLEVVRYILQTPQLDMMINQKNRSGETPLHGATDWGRPNIVYALTSDHRVDLNVVSSSKEMPLDTAIKRYYAGGTGKTPLRRSLTWIALKSAGAKAPRMSEFGFNTVFGTERFKDRVDSLSVISTLIVTASVAACLAVPGEADGAANNLNKAMFHFFIFCITISLFTSISATIILIWGRFGVIELLTLSMEVAMPLLGTALVTLSLAFMAGIYTVISKLTWLATTFLVITAILVAVIFFLYMLLFLPSSSASKFSRFISYYPFIFLASLAEKEPVGPVYFTTIASQTIIPGTTANDDIYRVNFETKQPS from the exons ATGAGCCAGCATACACA ATCGCAGGGCTCCAGTTCCAGTTCCGCCAGTTCTGATGTTAACAGCGAAGTGGAATTTGTGGAATTTGTCCCTACGATTGTGAAGCATGGTGAACATGAGAAGCTGGAATTGCTTTCAGAAGTGTATCACCGAGCAAGCGGGGGTGCTGCAACACAAGCATCTTATTATTCCTCCGACATTCTGAAAGAATTCAAGACCCCTACGAAGAACACAGTGCTACATGTAGCAGCTTTCTACGGAAATGATGAGATGGCAGATCACGTGGCGCGACAAGAACCTGATCTTATAGCGTCCCTCAACGAAAACCAGGACACTCCCCTTCATGTTGCTGCAAGAGCTGGGCATTTCTCGATTATTAAAAGGCTCTTGGATGCTTATAATGGGGGTGAAGCAAGATTAATGGATCTCATGAAAATGAAGAACTGGCAAGGGAACATTATGCTACACGAAGCCATGATGAGCAGCACGGGAACTATGATTTTCGATGTACTTGAGGAATCATCATCAATATCATTCTCACATGATTGTTATGAGTTAGCATTGGATGAAGTAAATGGGGAAGGGAAATCGGTGTTGTCCTTGGCGGTTGAGGCTAGGCTCATGGAAGCTGTTAACAGAATATTGGACAAGTGCCCCGAGAATGCCACGCCAAAGGGATTATCACCCCTTCTAGTAGCCATCTCCAACCGGGATAGAG ATATGATGAGCACCATATtgggaaagaaagaagaatggaTACATTTAAGGGACCCGTATGGAGGGGTTGCTCTTCATTTTGCAGCAGGTTTAGGTTACCTTGAAGGTGTTGTTTTTTTACTCGATAGATGCAAGACTTGCAGCATTGAGAAAGACCAATCAGGGTACCTGCCAATTCATCTAGCGGCTGGCCGAGGCCATGTGGAAGTGGTTAAGGAATTGTTACTATACTGCACAGATCTGAACGAGATGAGGGATGGACGTCTCAATAATATTCTTCACATTGCAGCTAATAGTGGAAAGCTTGAAGTGGTGCGCTACATCCTTCAAACTCCTCAGCTTGACATGATGATCAATCAAAAGAATCGGTCAGGAGAGACTCCTTTGCATGGGGCTACCGATTGGGGTCGTCCCAACATTGTCTATGCCTTAACAAGTGACCACCGGGTTGATCTTAACGTGGTTAGCTCAAGTAAGGAAATGCCTCTTGACACTGCAATTAAAAGGTATTATGCCGGTGGGACAGGGAAAACACCCCTTCGACGG TCGCTCACATGGATTGCACTAAAATCTGCTGGCGCAAAAGCACCACGTATGTCTGAATTTGGATTCAATACTGTGTTTGGAACAGAGCGGTTCAAAGACAGAGTGGACTCACTCAGTGTCATCTCAACACTCATAGTCACAGCTTCGGTGGCAGCATGTTTGGCCGTGCCCGGCGAGGCAGATGGCGCCGCCAATAACCTCAACAAGGCCATGTTCCACTTTTTCATCTTCTGCATCACAATATCCTTGTTTACTTCAATCAGTGCCACAATCATACTCATATGGGGAAGGTTCGGAGTGATTGAGCTGTTGACTCTTTCCATGGAGGTAGCAATGCCGCTTCTTGGAACCGCTCTTGTGACACTCTCGCTGGCGTTCATGGCTGGTATTTACACAGTTATAAGCAAACTCACCTGGTTGGCCACAACGTTTCTTGTTATAACTGCCATTTTGGTGGCAGTTATCTTTTTCTTGTACATGCTCCTTTTCCTCCCATCATCCTCTGCATCCAAGTTCTCTCGCTTCATCTCCTACTACCCCTTTATCTTCTTAGCATCTCTAGCAGAGAAGGAACCTGTAGGACCTGTTTATTTTACTACCATTGCTAGCCAAACTATAATCCCTGGAACTACAGCGAACGATGATATCTACCGCGTCAACTTCGAAACGAAGCAACCATCTTAG
- the LOC112767104 gene encoding protein ACCELERATED CELL DEATH 6, protein MAEGIPGHPQYWSLELLGEVYHRARGGAATQESYYSSNILKEFKTPTKNTVLHVAALYGNDDMAERVAQQEPDLIVSLNDNQDTPLHVAARAGHISIIKRLLDVYCLNNNGGEARLMDLMKMKNWQGNIMLHEAMMSGNSSTGTMIFDLLDAYSTTTTIHDCYELALDNVNKEGKSVLCLAVEARLMEAVNRMLDKCPENATPKGLSPLLVAIFKRDKDMMSTILGKKEEWIHLRDPYGGVALHFAAGLGYLEGVVFLLDRCKTCSIERDKLWYLPIHLAAGRGHVEVVKELLLYCPDLNEMRDGSLNNILHIAANSGKLDVVRYILGTPQLDMMINQKNMSGETPLHGATDWGRPRIVYALTSDHRVDLNVVSSSKETPLDTAIKRYYAGGTGKKPSLRQSLTWIALKSAGAKAPRMSEFGFNTVFGTERFKDRVDSLSVISTLIVTASVAACLAVPGEADGAANNLNKAMFHFFIFCITISLFTSISATIILIWGRFGVIELLTLSMEVAMPLLGTALVTLSLAFMAGIYTVISKLTWLATMFLVITAILVAVIFFLYMLLFLPSSSASKFSRFISYYPFIFLASLAEKEPVVPVYFTTIASQFTIPGTTANDDIYRVNFETMQES, encoded by the exons ATGGCTGAAGGAATTCCTGGGCATCCCCAATACTGGAGCCTGGAATTGCTTGGAGAAGTATATCACCGAGCAAGAGGTGGTGCTGCAACACAAGAATCTTATTATTCCTCCAACATTCTGAAAGAATTCAAGACCCCTACGAAGAACACAGTGCTGCATGTAGCAGCTTTGTACGGAAATGATGACATGGCGGAACGCGTGGCGCAACAAGAACCTGATCTTATAGTGTCCCTCAACGACAACCAGGACACTCCCCTTCATGTTGCTGCAAGAGCGGGCCATATCTCCATTATTAAAAGGCTCTTGGATGTTTATTGTCTTAATAATAACGGGGGTGAAGCAAGATTAATGGATCTCATGAAAATGAAGAACTGGCAAGGGAACATTATGCTACACGAAGCCATGATGAGTGGTAACAGCAGCACGGGAACTATGATTTTCGATTTACTTGACGCATACAGCACCACTACCACTATACATGATTGTTATGAGTTAGCATTGGATAATGTAAACAAGGAAGGGAAATCGGTGTTGTGCTTGGCGGTTGAGGCTAGGCTCATGGAAGCTGTTAACAGAATGTTGGACAAGTGCCCCGAGAATGCCACGCCAAAGGGATTATCACCCCTTCTAGTAGCCATCTTCAAGCGGGATAAAG ATATGATGAGCACCATATtgggaaagaaagaagaatggaTACATTTAAGGGACCCGTATGGAGGGGTTGCTCTTCATTTTGCAGCAGGTTTAGGTTACCTTGAAGGTGTTGTTTTTTTACTCGATAGATGCAAGACTTGCAGCATTGAGAGAGACAAATTATGGTACCTGCCAATTCATCTAGCGGCTGGTCGAGGCCATGTGGAAGTGGTTAAGGAATTGTTACTATACTGTCCAGATCTGAATGAGATGCGTGATGGAAGTCTCAATAACATTCTTCACATTGCAGCTAATAGTGGAAAGCTTGATGTGGTGCGCTACATCCTTGGAACTCCTCAGCTTGACATGATGATCAATCAAAAGAATATGTCAGGAGAGACTCCTTTGCATGGGGCTACCGATTGGGGTCGTCCCAGGATTGTCTATGCCTTAACAAGTGACCACCGGGTTGATCTTAACGTGGTTAGCTCAAGTAAGGAAACGCCTCTTGACACTGCAATTAAAAGGTATTATGCCGGTGGGACAGGGAAAAAACCATCCCTTCGACAG TCGCTTACTTGGATTGCACTAAAATCTGCTGGCGCAAAAGCACCACGTATGTCTGAATTTGGATTCAATACTGTGTTTGGGACAGAGCGGTTCAAAGACAGAGTGGACTCACTCAGTGTCATCTCAACACTCATAGTCACAGCTTCCGTGGCAGCATGTTTGGCCGTGCCCGGCGAGGCAGATGGCGCCGCCAATAACCTCAACAAGGCCATGTTCCACTTTTTCATCTTCTGCATCACAATATCCTTGTTTACTTCCATCAGTGCCACAATCATACTCATATGGGGAAGGTTCGGAGTGATTGAGCTGTTGACTCTTTCCATGGAGGTAGCAATGCCGCTTCTTGGAACCGCTCTTGTGACTCTCTCGCTGGCGTTCATGGCTGGTATTTACACAGTTATAAGCAAACTCACCTGGTTGGCCACAATGTTTCTTGTTATAACTGCCATTTTGGTGGCAGTTATCTTTTTCTTGTACATGCTCCTTTTCCTCCCATCATCCTCTGCCTCCAAGTTCTCTCGGTTCATCTCCTACTACCCCTTTATCTTCTTAGCATCGCTAGCTGAGAAGGAACCTGTAGTACCTGTTTATTTTACTACCATTGCTAGCCAATTTACAATCCCTGGAACTACAGCGAACGATGATATCTACCGCGTCAACTTCGAAACGATGCAAGAATCGTAG
- the LOC112766765 gene encoding uncharacterized protein, with amino-acid sequence MDPKLWHKVAGISGVAALGLGTYGAHFFKPQNPSYKDVWQTASLYHLVHTAALLGAPLTKNPNIFGGLLTTGILAFSGTCYTVAYLEDRKYSTLAPFGGFAFIAAWGSLLF; translated from the exons ATGGATCCTAAACTTTGGCACAAGGTAGCTGGGATTTCAG GTGTAGCTGCACTTGGATTGGGCACTTATGGTGCTCATTTCTTCAAGCCCCAAAACCCTTCTTACAAAGAt GTTTGGCAAACAGCATCGCTTTACCATTTGGTTCACACTGCTGCCTTACTTGGTGCTCCATTGACGAAAAATCCCAATATT TTTGGAGGCCTTCTAACTACTGGCATTTTGGCCTTCTCTGGAAC GTGCTATACTGTGGCATATCTTGAAGACAGAAAATATTCTACATTGGCTCCATTTGGCGGCTTTGCATTCATAGCAGCTTGGGGTAGCTTGCTTTTCTGA